Proteins from one Cryptomeria japonica chromosome 4, Sugi_1.0, whole genome shotgun sequence genomic window:
- the LOC131046122 gene encoding aspartic proteinase nepenthesin-2-like yields the protein MACKNVVKLLGADQLICCFCMLFLAEAMRANQQFRSDSTLTRLKRMEASIKAASSGGLETLVGMGVPVVGEDKVYFMTIGMGTPPINIRSQIDTGSDLIWFDCTALPADSSTFKSVTCPSSLCSSVPNSTCALNCQYSHNYTHSRSMLGELFSEMFSMTNGSGAVHSFGGVAFGCSHETQGESEVGANSVVWNNDLVGRNAVVGLGQGELSLISQIGESKFSYCLADDSEDSNKLVYTALLFGSAANLNVIGVQSTMIIKNPAQPKFNSYYYLSVEGISVGNVSVNIPRGTFDIQANGSGGFIIDSATAYTLLPHTAFVAVASVLDSILGSASLYRRINSSRDGFSLYAIKHLNLAHLV from the coding sequence ATGGCATGCAAAAATGTAGTCAAACTGCTGGGGGCCGATCAGCTCATCTGTTGCTTTTGTATGTTGTTTCTAGCAGAAGCAATGCGTGCAAACCAACAGTTCAGAAGTGATTCAACGTTGACGAGGCTGAAGAGAATGGAAGCTTCAATTAAAGCTGCAAGTTCAGGAGGATTGGAAACCCTAGTGGGAATGGGTGTCCCTGTGGTGGGCGAGGACAAAGTATATTTCATGACAATTGGCATGGGAACACCACCAATAAACATACGCTCACAAATTGACACGGGCAGCGATCTAATTTGGTTTGATTGCACAGCCCTGCCCGCAGATTCCTCCACTTTCAAATCTGTCACCTGCCCATCTTCCCTCTGCTCTAGCGTTCCCAATTCCACCTGTGCACTAAACTGTCAATACTCTCATAATTACACACACAGTCGGAGCATGTTGGGCGAGTTATTCTCCGAGATGTTCAGCATGACAAATGGAAGCGGGGCCGTGCATTCCTTTGGCGGAGTAGCGTTTGGGTGCAGCCATGAGACCCAGGGAGAGAGCGAGGTGGGTGCCAACAGCGTGGTGTGGAACAACGACCTTGTCGGGAGAAACGCCGTGGTGGGGCTGGGGCAAGGGGAATTATCGCTCATCTCACAGATTGGCGAGTCTAAGTTTTCCTACTGTCTTGCCGATGACTCCGAAGACTCCAATAAGCTAGTTTACACGGCTCTCCTTTTTGGCAGTGCAGCCAACCTGAACGTCATAGGAGTGCAATCCACCATGATTATAAAAAACCCAGCCCAGCCGAAGTTCAACAGCTACTATTACCTCTCTGTGGAAGGAATAAGCGTGGGGAACGTGTCTGTCAATATTCCACGAGGAACATTTGATATACAAGCGAATGGAAGTGGGGGATTCATCATCGACTCTGCAACAGCGTACACACTGTTGCCACACACCGCCTTCGTTGCGGTAGCATCTGTGTTGGATTCTATTTTGGGTTCTGCTTCTTTATACCGGAGAATCAACAGCTCTCGAGATGGGTTTAGTCTATATGCTATAAAGCACCTGAATTTGGCGCACCTGGTGTGA